In one window of Ptiloglossa arizonensis isolate GNS036 chromosome 5, iyPtiAriz1_principal, whole genome shotgun sequence DNA:
- the LOC143147676 gene encoding thioredoxin-related transmembrane protein 2 homolog, protein MPFKKDLRLLLKPYYLINILLSVSYIVSKRIPFVCHYVFAQAECELDGRETEILFFLMIVIMIRSRKTGSVTMINYLSSSFVYTKVANLILWFYADIRMGILFAIVFILCGLIFPEPTYQGPENIIYLRGANGLQEELQHDKRIVWLVAFYTAWNPACVNFAPIFSELSAEYALENLKFGKVDIGRYPDAGAKYHISDASTSKQLPSLILFKEGKEIERRPHADHKGKLIKFLFSLDNIKAAFDLNNLYKDCKKSPLKKKERKTVKAE, encoded by the exons ATGCCTTTTAAAAAAGACTTGCGGCTTCTGTTGAAGccttattatttaataaacattttgctcagcgtttcgtacatcgtttcgaaacgtaTACCATTTGTTTGTCATTATGTGTTTGCACAAGCTGAATGTGAACTTGATGGA aggGAGACAGAAATCTTATTTTTCCTTATGATAGTCATAATGATAAGATCACGAAAAACTGGAAGTGTCACTATGATAAACTATTTATCATCCAGTTTTGTTTACACCAAAGTTGCTAATCTGATTCTTTGGTTTTATGCAGATATTCGTATGGGAATATTGTTTGCCATTGTATTcattt TATGTGGTTTAATATTTCCTGAACCGACATATCAAGGCCCGGAGAATATAATTTACCTGCGTGGTGCGAATGGATTGCAGGAGGAACTGCAGCATGATAAAAGAATTGTTTGGCTGGTCGCATTTTATACAGCATGGAATCCAGCTTGTGTTAATTTTGCACCAATATTTTCTGAGCTTTCTGCAGA ATATGctttagaaaatttgaaatttgggaAAGTAGACATTGGAAGATATCCAGATGCTGGGGCAAAATATCATATTAGTGATGCCAGCACTAGCAAGCAGCTGCccagtttaattttatttaaggaGGGCAAAGAAATAGAAAGGCGTCCTCACGCAGATCATAAAGGCAAActgattaaatttcttttttcattg GACAACATAAAGGCGGCATTTGATCTTAACAATCTTTACAAAGATTGTAAGAAAAGTCCTctcaagaagaaagaaaggaaaacagtGAAAGCAGAATGA
- the Kz gene encoding putative ATP-dependent RNA helicase kurz: MGKKRYNWKARSVAEVEIDNSGTTKIVLDIKHHADNYDNCNALVLPSKKRKTKNKVKKVTVTRLLSKKHRKQLEKVVEKKEKKLRRAVLLQELAKVQAPQHELKQYTSLTTVQTKGLKRHFREKVQLPIKEYDDKINDNEDDRMNITVNAIKRRKKRLTILADDRKCEISSDPNVVGFNESSDSDSKSTAEDNELEQEENVLKNEIHDQIKDIKKNTEKDSWQKGEQSSDNNHLTKNNVEEKRELPVATVNENSLKSQKPMNKKPAVFVALQRKPEIQAARLKLPVVAEEQIIVEAINDNPIVIITGETGSGKTTQVPQFLYEAGYAQNKLIGVTEPRRVAAMSMSKRVAEEMNLSENEISYLIRYEGNVTSETKIKFMTDGVLLKEIQSDFLLTKYSVIILDEAHERSVYTDILIGLLSRIVPLRNKKNNPLKLVIMSATLRVEEFVENSKLFKVKPPVLAVESRQFPVTIHFNRRTSTNYVADSLRKAIKIHTCLPDGGILIFLTGQREVNFVIRKLRKAFPLKNKKKIQKKSQESYVIVDSMEKEKDTSDNSDDSDDFRCKEATRYAKLRQKKQIQLPDINLDDYSVIPTDDTHMDLIGMEDGEEEQLDDDENDDMIDLKTYASAQSLWVLPLYSLLPSHKQAKVFETPPENCRLCVVSTNIAETSLTIPNIKYVIDSGRCKTRIYDKVTGVSTYRICYTSKASADQRAGRAGRTGPGHCYRLYSSAVFNDQFESFSQSEIQRKPVDDLLLQMKVMNIDKVVNFPFPTPPDIVQLQIAEKRLLILGALHQPSPGKEGLYSSKVTALGHSIAAFPVAPRYGKMLALSHQHNLLQYTVCMVAALSVQELLVEAYETDGGYKSKWQQMRHHWAGTSNSLLLGDPMVLIRAVGAAEYAGTKGKLLSFCEEYGLRHKAVVEIRKLRQQLTNEINLNVHDLNVIIDPHLKPPIDMEAKLMRQIVLAGMADQVARKVMPDEVTEDQDKTKWKYAYKTLDMEDPVFMHSSCVLRKSCPEWVIYQEIYETNKMYMRGVTAIEPEWLPKFTPSLCQLSEPLTDPPPRYDEETGKVMCCITGTVGRGGWKLPVMNMEHPLSVEGVKWFACFILEGKVCPKLKQFVPSLLSTPQSINKSWAKLIPRTRQIIQPLLSHAIMSKEKLLEMWKTDRRFLLSAYQKWLPESAYRQVTVIWPPV; the protein is encoded by the exons atggGAAAGAAAAGATACAATTGGAAAGCAAGAAGTGTTGCAGAAGTTGAAATTGATAACTCAGGGACTACAAAG ATTGTTTTAGATATCAAACACCATGCTGATAATTATGATAATTGTAACGCCCTTGTCCTTCCCAGTAAGAAGAGAAAAACAAAGAACAAAGTTAAAAAAGTAACTGTAACACGATTGTTGTCCAAAAAACATAGGAAACAGTTGGAAAAAGttgtggaaaaaaaagaaaaaaagttgcGT AGGGCTGTATTGTTACAAGAATTAGCAAAGGTACAAGCACCCCAACATGAATTGAAGCAATATACATCTTTGACAACTGTGCAAACCAAAGGCTTAAAGCGTCATTTCAGAGAAAAAGTACAATTGCCTATAAAAGAGTATGATGACAAAATTAATGACAATGAAGATGATCGAATGAACATAACTGTAAATGCTattaaaaggagaaagaagaggCTAACCATTCTAGCAGATGATAGAAAATGTGAAATTTCCTCTGATCCAAATGTTGTTGGATTTAAT GAATCTAGTGACAGTGATTCAAAATCTACTGCTGAGGATAATGAACTTGAACAAGAGGAAAATGTTTTAAAGAATGAAATTCATGACCAGAttaaagatataaaaaaaaatacagagaaAGATTCTTGGCAGAAAGGAGAGCAGTCTTCAGATAATAATCATCTAACAAAGAATAATGTTGAAGAGAAAAGAGAATTACCTGTTGCTACTGTAAATGAAAACTCTTTAAAGTCACAGAAACCAATGAATAAAAAACCTGCTGTTTTTGTAGCATTACAGAGAAAACCAGAGATTCAAGCAGCTAGATTGAAATTACCAGTAGTTGCGGAGGAGCAAATTATCGTAGAGGCGATTAACGATAATCCTATTGTAATAATTACCGGTGAAACGGGAAGTGGTAAAACCACTCAGGTACCTCAGTTTCTGTATGAGGCTGGTTATGCCCAGAATAAATTAATTGGTGTAACCGAACCCAGAAGAGTGGCTGCTATGTCGATGAGTAAACGCGTAGCTGAAGAGATGAATCTCTCAGAGAATGAGATTTCCTATTTGATTCGTTATGAAGGAAATGTTACATCAGAGACAAAAATCAAATTCATGACCGATGGTGTTTTACTAAAAGAAATTCAAAGt GATTTTCTGCTAACAAAATACTCGGTAATCATATTGGATGAGGCGCACGAACGAAGTGTGTACACGGATATTTTAATTGGTCTATTATCACGGATAGTACCACTGcgtaataaaaagaataatccTCTAAAACTTGTGATAATGTCGGCTACTTTGAGAGTAGAAGAATTTGTAGAAAATAGTAAATTGTTTAAAGTAAAACCGCCGGTACTGGCGGTAGAATCGAGGCAATTTCCAGTTACAATACATTTCAATCGAAGAACAAGCACCAACTATGTTGCTGATTCTTTGCGGAAAGCGATAAAGATTCATACTTGTCTTCCAGATGGTGGTatcttaatatttttaacag GGCAACGGGAAGTTAATTTTGTGATACGAAAATTACGTAAAGCATTtcctttaaaaaacaaaaagaaaattcaaaagaaaTCACAAGAATCGTATGTAATCGTGGACTcaatggagaaagaaaaagacacTTCAGATAATAGTGATGATTCCGATGATTTTCGTTGCAAGGAAGCTACACGTTACGCAAAATTGCGACAGAAAAAACAAATTCAATTGCCGGACATTAATCTAGACGA TTACTCTGTGATTCCTACCGATGATACGCACATGGATTTAATTGGGATGGAAGACGGCGAAGAAGAGCAGTTAGATGATGATGAGAATGATGATATGATTGATTTAAAAACTTATGCAAGTGCACAATCTCTATGGGTTCTACCTCTTTATTCTTTATTACCGAGTCACAAACAAGCAAAA GTATTTGAGACACCGCCAGAAAATTGTCGGTTGTGCGTAGTGTCTACAAATATAGCTGAAACTTCTCTAACAATACCCAATATAAAGTACGTGATAGACAGCGGACGTTGTAAAACAAGAATCTACGATAAAGTAACGGGTGTCAGTACGTATCGAATTTGTTACACAAGCAAAGCGTCTGCTGATCAACGTGCAGGAAGAGCCGGTAGAACTGGTCCTGGCCATTGTTACAG ACTATACTCATCGGCAGTATTCAATGACCAATTTGAATCATTTAGTCAATCGGAAATTCAAAGGAAACCTGTGGATGATTTGCTTCTACAAATGAAAGTAATGAATATTGATAAAGTTGTGAATTTCCCATTTCCAACACCACCGGATATTGTACAGTTGCAAATAGCTGAAAAACGACTTTTAATTCTGGGTGCTTTGCATCAGCCTTCGCCTGGTAAAGAAG GTTTATATAGCTCCAAAGTCACAGCGCTTGGTCACAGCATCGCTGCATTTCCGGTTGCCCCCCGTTATGGAAAGATGCTGGCTCTTTCTCATCAACATAATCTCTTGCAATACACAGTGTGCATGGTTGCTGCACTTTCTGTTCAAGAACTGCTAGTGGAAGCATACGAGACGGATGGAGGTTACAAAAGCAAGTGGCAGCAAATGCGACACCACTGGGCTGGAACTTCCAACAGTTTACTTCTTG GTGACCCAATGGTCTTGATAAGAGCtgtaggagccgcagaatatgCAGGGACCAAAGGGAAACTTCTCTCGTTTTGCGAAGAATATGGTTTGCGACACAAAGCTGTTGTAGAAATTAGGAAACTTCGGCAACAGTTgacgaacgaaattaatttaaacgTACACGATTTAAATGTCATTATTGATCCACA CTTGAAACCACCAATCGATATGGAAGCCAAACTGATGAGACAAATAGTCCTTGCTGGAATGGCTGATCAAGTTGCAAGAAAAGTTATGCCAGATGAAGTTACTGAAGATCAAGATAAGACTAAATGGAAATATGCTTATAA AACCTTAGATATGGAAGATCCAGTATTTATGCACTCTTCGTGCGTTCTTCGAAAGTCGTGCCCTGAGTGGGTGATTTACCAAGAAATATATGAAACAAATAAAATGTACATGCGAGGCGTCACAGCCATAGAACCAGAATGGTTACCCAAGTTTACTCCATCTTTGTGTCAGCTTAGCGAACCTTTGACTGATCCACCACCAAG GTATGATGAAGAGACTGGAAAAGTTATGTGTTGCATAACAGGGACAGTAGGAAGAGGTGGTTGGAAATTGCCAGTAATGAACATGGAACATCCTCTGTCTGTGGAAGGAGTAAAATGGTTTGCATGTTTCATTTTGGAAGGCAAAGTTTGCCCGAAACTAAAGCAATTTGTCCCGTCACTGTTGTCTACACCGCAGAGCATTAACAAGTCGTGGGCCAA aTTAATACCAAGGACGCGCCAAATAATTCAGCCTTTACTGTCTCATGCAATCATgtcaaaagaaaaattattagaaatgTGGAAGACAGATAGACGTT tTCTTCTATCGGCCTATCAAAAATGGTTGCCAGAATCGGCTTATAGACAAGTCACGGTCATTTGGCCACCTGTATAA
- the LOC143147677 gene encoding uncharacterized protein LOC143147677 produces MQNKMQRMEYTLNDAFQMLTDAHTERVQEIEDLRSVLSENHSIAFKNTIASYEIRKKQHKFCQNLLNQVLKEKPKDYPVLMTSDLHIEVLKELEEEVQSAKELFQSIEKHLLFIKDDISYLENKKMGLEKMKQAYLNHNEMVDNAKHAEEYVILKRMFHSVKSDLHSVVNILFPDDDNLINFLGNLTSSYLKGGDDLYVDVTPDVLDFSNFLIEADIIVYHRNDKNKVKLMDML; encoded by the exons ATGCAAAACAAAATGCAGAGAATGGAGTACACTTTAAACGACGCTTTCCAAATGTTAACGGATGCACATACGGAACGAGTACAGGAAATAGAAGATTTAAGAAGTGTATTGTCAGAGAATCATTCAATAGCTTTTAAGAATACTATTGCATCGTACGAAATAAGGAAAaaacaacacaaattttgccaaaatttattaaatcagGTTCTTAAGGAAAAACCTAAAGATTATCCTGTACTTATGACATCTGATTTACACATTGAAGTTTTGAAAGAACTAGAAGAGGAAGTTCAGTCAGCGAAAGAGCTTTTTCAAAGCATAGAAAAGCACCTATTATTTATCAAAGATGATATATCTTA TTTAGAAAACAAGAAAATGGGTTTAGAGAAAATGAAACAGGCTTATTTAAACCATAATGAAATGGTAGACAATGCAAAACACGCAGAAGAATATGTTATATTGAAACGGATGTTTCATAGTGTAAAGTCAGATTTG caCAGTGTGGTAAACATACTGTTTCCCGATGATGATAACTTAATAAACTTCTTAGGG aaTCTAACATCATCATATTTAAAAGGTGGAGATGATTTGTATGTGGATGTTACACCAGATGTTTTGGACttctcaaattttttaattgaagCTGACATCATTGTGTATCACAggaatgataaaaataaagttaaattaatggatatgttatga
- the Arp8 gene encoding actin-related protein 8 isoform X1, translated as MPVFQESCAEQIQAQTIVIIHPGSVYLRMGRASDLNPCTILNAVARRRLPGGFAYKDNLLPLTVPRTKELTQAMEESRLQVSHTLQSCLQSDGRRRYATPPQQIAAFNRRSNPEISSPCSVEWIKTNKDIVVGDDVLSLNPDDNFNIHFPYRRGELNVHSGPGGSLRAIMADLKTIWEYVLTEKMDIPLRDLKHYRAVLIIPDIYNRQYLKEFTTLMLCDIGFGACFLLQDHVAATFGAGLGYACVVDVGDQKTSVSCVEDGISHRNTRVRMDYGGGDITQTFFWLLQKCAFPYKTCDPSNKLDALLLNQLKKDFCHVDLNVCGSQEKTFVVRKPKQQTEKYTLQVGDECLVAPLSLFQPELFKVTGTHSVHIQKRSMGDPEDPHDENYLRETSRRGIKENLEQTSEMQEEATVPTAGGEEEVVVDAVDSAPITLSNRDLDVPRDFVVGPQQLLGLDHAVLQSIDRCPTEDLKRKMYSCVLVVGSGMKFQGIGMWLHNRISLQIPYMYRAEQLDIITQPKEMDPGMTAWKGAAILSCLESAQELWIGRQEWERIGVRVLRERAPFMW; from the exons ATGCCAGTTTTTCAAGAATCCTGCGCGGAA caAATCCAAGCGCAAACAATTGTTATAATACATCCTGGCTCTGTGTACCTTAGAATGGGTCGAGCATCTGACTTGAACCCTTGCACTATATTAAATGCTGTTGCAAGAAGACGTTTACCTGGAGGATTTGCATATAAAGATAATTTATTACCACTTACTGTTCCACGT ACAAAAGAATTGACACAAGCAATGGAGGAATCGCGTCTCCAAGTGTCACACACTTTACAATCTTGCCTTCAATCTGATGGAAGAAGAAGATATGCTACACCACCACAGCAGATAGCTGCCTTTAATCGTAGATCAAATCCAGAAATATCCTCTCCATGTAGTGTCGAATGgataaaaacaaacaaagatATAGTGGTTGGAGACGATGTATTGTCTTTAAATCCAgatgataattttaatattcactTTCCATATAGGAGAGGAGAACTTAATGTACATTCAGGGCCTGGTGGTAGTTTAAGAGCTATTATGGCTGATTTGAAAACAATTTGGGAATATGTTCTCACAGAGAAAATGGACATTCCTTTAAGAGACTTAAAACATTACAGAGCTGTTCTCATCATACCAGACATTTATAACAGGCAATATTTGAAGGAATTTACAACTTTGATGCTTTGCGATATTGGATTTGGAGCATGTTTTCTTTTACAA gatcATGTAGCAGCTACATTTGGTGCAGGATTAGGGTATGCATGTGTTGTTGATGTTGGAGATCAGAAAACATCAGTTTCTTGTGTAGAAGATGGAATTTCCCACAGAAACACGAGGGTGCGTATGGATTATGGAGGAGGAGATATTACACAGACATTTTTCTGGTTACTTCAAAAATGTGCATTTCCATACAAGACATGTGATCCTTCAAATAAATTGGATGCATTACTTTTAAATCAACTTAAAAAAGATTTTTGTCATGTTGATTTGAATGTATGTGGCTCTCAGGAAAAGACATTCGTCGTTAGAAAGCCCAAACAACAAACAGAAAAATATACTCTTCAG GTTGGTGATGAGTGTTTAGTAGCACCACTTAGTTTGTTTCAACCAGAATTATTCAAGGTCACTGGAACACATAGTGTACATATACAGAAGAGATCAATGGGTGATCCAGAAGATCCACATGATGAAAATTACTTACGAGAAACAAGT AGAAGGGGCATTAAAGAAAATCTGGAACAAACATCTGAAATGCAAGAGGAAGCAACTGTTCCAACagcaggaggagaagaagaagtagtagTAGATGCTGTAGATTCTGCTCCGATTACTTTGTCGAACCGTGATCTGGATGTTCCACGTGATTTTGTTGTCGGGCCTCAACAACTTTTAGGTCTTGATCATGCTGTTTTACAAAGCATCGATCGTTGTC CTACGGAAGATCTGAAAAGAAAGATGTACAGTTGTGTGCTTGTTGTGGGTTCTGGTATGAAATTTCAAGGCATTGGTATGTGGTTACACAATAGGATCTCTCTTCAGATTCCTTACATGTATAGAGCTG AACAACTTGATATCATAACACAGCCTAAAGAGATGGATCCCGGCATGACGGCTTGGAAGGGTGCTGCGATTTTGAGTTGTTTAGAATCTGCTCAAGAATTATGGATTGGTCGGCAAGAATGGGAACGCATTGGTGTTAGGGTATTGCGAGAAAGAGCACCCTTCATGTggtga
- the Arp8 gene encoding actin-related protein 8 isoform X2, producing the protein MEESRLQVSHTLQSCLQSDGRRRYATPPQQIAAFNRRSNPEISSPCSVEWIKTNKDIVVGDDVLSLNPDDNFNIHFPYRRGELNVHSGPGGSLRAIMADLKTIWEYVLTEKMDIPLRDLKHYRAVLIIPDIYNRQYLKEFTTLMLCDIGFGACFLLQDHVAATFGAGLGYACVVDVGDQKTSVSCVEDGISHRNTRVRMDYGGGDITQTFFWLLQKCAFPYKTCDPSNKLDALLLNQLKKDFCHVDLNVCGSQEKTFVVRKPKQQTEKYTLQVGDECLVAPLSLFQPELFKVTGTHSVHIQKRSMGDPEDPHDENYLRETSRRGIKENLEQTSEMQEEATVPTAGGEEEVVVDAVDSAPITLSNRDLDVPRDFVVGPQQLLGLDHAVLQSIDRCPTEDLKRKMYSCVLVVGSGMKFQGIGMWLHNRISLQIPYMYRAEQLDIITQPKEMDPGMTAWKGAAILSCLESAQELWIGRQEWERIGVRVLRERAPFMW; encoded by the exons ATGGAGGAATCGCGTCTCCAAGTGTCACACACTTTACAATCTTGCCTTCAATCTGATGGAAGAAGAAGATATGCTACACCACCACAGCAGATAGCTGCCTTTAATCGTAGATCAAATCCAGAAATATCCTCTCCATGTAGTGTCGAATGgataaaaacaaacaaagatATAGTGGTTGGAGACGATGTATTGTCTTTAAATCCAgatgataattttaatattcactTTCCATATAGGAGAGGAGAACTTAATGTACATTCAGGGCCTGGTGGTAGTTTAAGAGCTATTATGGCTGATTTGAAAACAATTTGGGAATATGTTCTCACAGAGAAAATGGACATTCCTTTAAGAGACTTAAAACATTACAGAGCTGTTCTCATCATACCAGACATTTATAACAGGCAATATTTGAAGGAATTTACAACTTTGATGCTTTGCGATATTGGATTTGGAGCATGTTTTCTTTTACAA gatcATGTAGCAGCTACATTTGGTGCAGGATTAGGGTATGCATGTGTTGTTGATGTTGGAGATCAGAAAACATCAGTTTCTTGTGTAGAAGATGGAATTTCCCACAGAAACACGAGGGTGCGTATGGATTATGGAGGAGGAGATATTACACAGACATTTTTCTGGTTACTTCAAAAATGTGCATTTCCATACAAGACATGTGATCCTTCAAATAAATTGGATGCATTACTTTTAAATCAACTTAAAAAAGATTTTTGTCATGTTGATTTGAATGTATGTGGCTCTCAGGAAAAGACATTCGTCGTTAGAAAGCCCAAACAACAAACAGAAAAATATACTCTTCAG GTTGGTGATGAGTGTTTAGTAGCACCACTTAGTTTGTTTCAACCAGAATTATTCAAGGTCACTGGAACACATAGTGTACATATACAGAAGAGATCAATGGGTGATCCAGAAGATCCACATGATGAAAATTACTTACGAGAAACAAGT AGAAGGGGCATTAAAGAAAATCTGGAACAAACATCTGAAATGCAAGAGGAAGCAACTGTTCCAACagcaggaggagaagaagaagtagtagTAGATGCTGTAGATTCTGCTCCGATTACTTTGTCGAACCGTGATCTGGATGTTCCACGTGATTTTGTTGTCGGGCCTCAACAACTTTTAGGTCTTGATCATGCTGTTTTACAAAGCATCGATCGTTGTC CTACGGAAGATCTGAAAAGAAAGATGTACAGTTGTGTGCTTGTTGTGGGTTCTGGTATGAAATTTCAAGGCATTGGTATGTGGTTACACAATAGGATCTCTCTTCAGATTCCTTACATGTATAGAGCTG AACAACTTGATATCATAACACAGCCTAAAGAGATGGATCCCGGCATGACGGCTTGGAAGGGTGCTGCGATTTTGAGTTGTTTAGAATCTGCTCAAGAATTATGGATTGGTCGGCAAGAATGGGAACGCATTGGTGTTAGGGTATTGCGAGAAAGAGCACCCTTCATGTggtga
- the 128up gene encoding GTP-binding protein 128up: MSTILEKIASIEAEMARTQKNKATSSHLGLLKAKLAKLRRELITPKGGGGGGEQGFEVAKTGDARIGFVGFPSVGKSTLLSTLAGVYSEVAAYEFTTLTTVPGCIKYKGAKIQLLDLPGIIEGAKDGKGRGRQVIAVARTCSLIFIVLDVLKPLGHKRLIEHELEGFGLRLNKQPPNITFRKKDKGGINFQTTCAQSELDLENVKTILSEYRIHNADITLRYDATSDDLIDVIEGNRVYVPCIYLLNKIDQISIEELDVIYKIPHCVPISAHHKWNFDDLLEKMWDYLQLVRIYTKPKGQLPDYNSPVVLNREKRAVEDFCNKLHRSIAKEFKYALVWGSSVKHQPQKVGKDHVLCDEDVVQIVKKV, from the exons ATGAGTACAATACTGGAAAAGATTGCTTCAATCGAAGCCGAG ATGGCTCGTActcaaaaaaataaagccacgtCTAGCCATTTAGGTTTATTGAAAGCAAAATTAGCTAAACTGAGGAGAGAACTCATAACTCCAAAAGGTGGCGGAGGTGGTGGTGAGCAAGGTTTTGAAGTGGCTAAAACCGGTGATGCTAGAATAGGTTTTGTCG GGTTTCCATCTGTGGGTAAATCTACGTTATTGAGTACTCTTGCTGGTGTATACTCCGAAGTCGCAGCATATGAATTTACAACTCTCACAACTGTTCCGGGTTGTATCAAATATAAGGGTGCAAAAATACAG ttattggATCTTCCTGGTATTATTGAAGGTGCCAAAGATGGCAAGGGACGTGGAAGACAAGTTATAGCAGTTGCTAGAACTTGTAGTTTAATATTCATTGTTCTGGATGTATTAAAACCGCTTGGACACAAGAGATTAATCGAACATGAATTAGAAGGCTTTGGATTACGATTAAACAAACAGCCACCAAATATTACCTTCAGAAAGAAGGATAAAGGTGGCATCAACTTTCAGACAACG TGTGCGCAATCGGAACTTGATTTAGAAAATGTGAAAACTATTTTGTCGGAGTATAGAATTCACAATGCAGATATTACTTTGCGGTATGATGCAACGTCCGATGATTTGATCGACGTTATCGAGGGAAACCGTGTTTATGTACCTTGTATTTATTTGCTCAACAAAATAG atCAAATCAGTATCGAAGAGTTAGATGTCATTTATAAAATACCGCACTGTGTGCCTATTTCTGCCCATCATAAATGGAACTTCGATGATCTGCTTGAAAAAATGTGGGACTATTTGCAGCTGGTTCGaat CTATACTAAACCCAAAGGTCAACTTCCGGATTATAATTCTCCTGTAGTATTAAATAGAGAGAAGCGAGCCGTTGAAGATTTTTGTAACAAACTTCATCGATCTATCGCAAAAGAATTCAAATA tgCTCTTGTATGGGGATCGTCCGTCAAACATCAGCCACAGAAAGTAGGAAAAGATCATGTGTTATGCGACGAAGATGTCGTACAGATTGTGAAAAAAGTATAA